Genomic segment of Rhodococcus sp. W8901:
GGACATTGCCGTCCAGGTCGCGCAGATCGACGGTGCAGAACAGCTTGCGGCCCTCGACCCGGTCGACGCGGCCCTCGACCACCAGCTCGGTCTCGATGGGGGTGACCTTGCGGTAGTTGACGTGCAGATAGCCGGTGCGCGCGATCGGGTGTCCGGACGCGTGCACGATCATGCCGAGCATGTCGTCGAACAGCAGCGCGATCGTGCCGCCGTGCGCGGCGTTGTTGCCGCCACGGTGGTACATCCGGAAGACGCCGCGGGCGCGGACCCCGTCGGTGTCGACCTTGTCGAACAGCCACGGCAGGAGCAGCAGGCTGCCACGGCCGGGCAGCTGCGAGTTGAAGCCCGCCGGCGACTTGCCCTCGGGAACCCGGTACTGCTCGAGCATGTCGCTCAGGGCGTCGGCGTGGGCGATGGCCTCCTCGACCACGTCGTCGGGGATGTGTGTCGACACCGCGAGGTCCTGCAGCCGCCGCAGCGATTCGACGAACCTCCCGAAGTTCGGCCCCGCCGGGACGGGCGTGAACACCGGGAACCCGCCGTGGTGCTCGTGGACGTCGGCGTCGGGCCGGTCGTCGGACCGCAGTTGCTCGCTCATCCCTGCACGGTATCGCCGGGGTGGAGTCGTTCCGGTGCGAGGTGTGCCCCGACACACCGGAGCCCGGGGCCTATCCTCGCTTCCGTGACCTTCAATCCGCAGCTCTGGCGTCCCGTCCCCGGTTTCGAGGATCTCACCGACATCACGTACCACCGTCATGTCAGCGAGGGCATCGTCCGCATCGCGTTCGATCGCCCCGAGGTCCGAAATGCCTTCCGCCCGCACACCGTCGACGAGCTGTACCGCACGCTCGACCACGCGCGCATGACCTCCGACGTCGGCTGCGTGCTGCTCACCGGCAACGGCCCCAGCGAGAAGGACGGCGGCTGGGCGTTCTGCTCGGGCGGCGACCAGCGCATCCGCGGCCGCAGCGGCTACCAGTACGCCTCCGGTGAGACTGCCGAGACCGTCGACAAGGCGCGCGCCGGACGCCTGCACATCCTCGAGGTGCAGCGCCTGATCCGATTCATGCCGAAGGTCGTGATCGCGCTCGTCAACGGCTGGGCCGCCGGCGGCGG
This window contains:
- a CDS encoding PaaI family thioesterase, which produces MSEQLRSDDRPDADVHEHHGGFPVFTPVPAGPNFGRFVESLRRLQDLAVSTHIPDDVVEEAIAHADALSDMLEQYRVPEGKSPAGFNSQLPGRGSLLLLPWLFDKVDTDGVRARGVFRMYHRGGNNAAHGGTIALLFDDMLGMIVHASGHPIARTGYLHVNYRKVTPIETELVVEGRVDRVEGRKLFCTVDLRDLDGNVLADCEALMIQLLPGQP